The following proteins are encoded in a genomic region of Comamonas resistens:
- a CDS encoding amino acid permease — MSQPNSGQQPTQTVQASCSSDSEQPRLHRVLKQRHLSMIAIGGAIGTGLFVASGSAIAQIGPGGAVLTYLLIGIMVYYIMTSLGELAAFMPVAGSFSTYASRYVDRGFGFALGWNFWFSWAVVVAVDLVASQLVMAYWFPDVPGIIWSLLFLLLMVGLNAFSARGFAEAEYWFALIKVLAVVAFLITGVLILFGIVSNGHVPGFENWTTGDAPFVGNFATFVGVAMIVAYSFQGTELVGVAAGESENPRENVPRAIRKVFWRILLFYVLAIIVIGFLIPYTDPQLLRTDVADIAVSPFTLVFQHAGLLSAATVMNAVILTSVLSAGNSGMYAATRMLYNMATEGNAPRMFARLTKNGVPLVALVGSTLVASLCLFSSLYSPQAVYIWLLNLAGMTEFIVWLGIAVSHYRFRRGYVMHGHDVGLLPYKAGAFPFGPIFAFVLCLVVTLGQNYQAFLEERIDWGGVISTYLGIPLFLLCWLGYWLVKRKTWVRYADMRFEEVDELRREAAAR, encoded by the coding sequence ATGTCCCAACCCAACTCCGGCCAGCAGCCCACGCAGACGGTGCAGGCCTCTTGCAGCAGTGACAGCGAGCAACCCCGGCTGCACCGGGTGCTCAAGCAGCGTCACCTGAGCATGATTGCCATTGGCGGGGCCATCGGCACGGGCCTGTTTGTGGCCTCCGGCTCGGCCATCGCCCAGATCGGTCCTGGTGGCGCGGTACTGACCTATCTGCTCATCGGCATCATGGTGTACTACATCATGACCAGCCTGGGCGAACTCGCGGCGTTCATGCCTGTCGCCGGTTCTTTTTCGACCTATGCCTCGCGCTATGTGGATCGCGGCTTCGGCTTTGCGCTGGGCTGGAACTTCTGGTTCAGCTGGGCCGTGGTGGTGGCGGTGGACCTGGTGGCCTCGCAACTGGTCATGGCCTACTGGTTCCCCGATGTGCCGGGCATCATCTGGAGCCTCTTGTTCCTGCTGCTCATGGTGGGGCTCAATGCCTTCTCGGCGCGCGGCTTTGCCGAGGCCGAATACTGGTTCGCGCTGATCAAGGTGCTGGCCGTGGTGGCATTCCTGATCACGGGTGTGCTGATTCTGTTCGGCATCGTCAGCAACGGCCATGTGCCCGGCTTTGAAAACTGGACCACGGGCGACGCGCCTTTCGTCGGCAATTTCGCCACCTTTGTGGGCGTGGCCATGATCGTGGCCTATTCCTTCCAGGGCACGGAGCTGGTGGGCGTGGCAGCGGGCGAATCCGAAAACCCGCGCGAGAACGTGCCGCGTGCCATTCGCAAGGTGTTCTGGCGCATTCTGCTGTTCTATGTGCTGGCCATCATCGTCATCGGCTTTCTGATTCCCTATACCGATCCGCAGCTGCTGCGCACCGACGTGGCCGACATTGCCGTCAGCCCCTTCACGCTGGTGTTCCAGCATGCGGGCCTGCTGTCGGCGGCGACGGTGATGAATGCGGTGATTCTGACCTCGGTGCTGTCCGCCGGTAACTCGGGCATGTATGCGGCCACGCGCATGCTCTACAACATGGCGACCGAGGGCAATGCACCGCGCATGTTTGCCAGGCTGACGAAGAACGGCGTGCCCCTGGTGGCCCTGGTCGGCAGCACGCTGGTGGCCAGCCTGTGCCTGTTTTCCTCGCTCTACAGCCCGCAGGCCGTCTATATCTGGCTGCTGAATCTGGCCGGCATGACGGAGTTCATCGTCTGGCTGGGCATTGCCGTCAGCCACTATCGCTTCCGCCGCGGTTATGTCATGCATGGTCATGATGTGGGCCTGCTGCCCTACAAGGCCGGCGCCTTTCCCTTCGGCCCGATCTTTGCCTTTGTGCTGTGCCTGGTGGTGACGCTGGGTCAGAACTATCAGGCCTTCCTCGAAGAGCGCATCGACTGGGGTGGTGTGATCTCCACCTATCTGGGCATTCCCTTGTTCCTGCTGTGCTGGCTGGGCTACTGGCTGGTCAAGCGCAAGACCTGGGTCCGCTATGCCGATATGCGCTTTGAAGAGGTGGATGAGCTGCGCCGTGAAGCCGCCGCCAGATAA
- the nhaA gene encoding Na+/H+ antiporter NhaA, giving the protein MDPQTLVQAPAPSAPQNEPRIPALQIATERLQEKIAHLLHIESFAGMVLMLAAAAALIWANSPWAASYFATWHAPVAMTLGAWSFSTDLHFIVNDVLMTIFFLVVGMEIRRELHDGALASLRQASLPLIAAVGGVIVPALIYMVWVGNEKTLLNGWAIPTATDIAFAVGVLALLGRNIPGSLRIFLLALAIIDDIVAVLIIAFFYSGGLQAMGFVIAGAGVLLVLLFNRMGIASAPLYVLPGAVLWFGLLKTGAHPTLAGVVLGLMTPVLMRPSVRPAQAMASQALQSAQAQLARPEPDAQQVHQNLRTVQAAQRDMLPPALRLPMMLHPWVSFGVMPIFALANAGVQFSGADLQASGPQSAMWAVMLALVLGKPLGVFVCTWLAVKSGLCSLPEGLNWRGVLLVGLLAGIGFTMSIFVGGLAFDDASLLGAAKLGILAGSAMAAVLGLSYGFVFRKRLQSH; this is encoded by the coding sequence ATGGACCCACAGACTCTTGTGCAGGCCCCTGCGCCTTCTGCACCCCAAAACGAGCCCCGCATTCCTGCCCTGCAAATCGCCACCGAACGGCTGCAGGAAAAAATCGCGCATCTGCTGCATATCGAATCCTTTGCCGGCATGGTGCTCATGCTGGCCGCAGCTGCAGCGCTGATCTGGGCCAACTCCCCCTGGGCAGCCAGCTACTTCGCCACCTGGCATGCCCCCGTCGCCATGACGCTGGGGGCCTGGAGCTTCAGCACCGATCTGCACTTCATCGTCAACGACGTGCTGATGACCATCTTCTTCCTGGTGGTCGGCATGGAGATCCGGCGCGAGCTGCATGACGGCGCCCTGGCCAGCCTGCGCCAGGCCAGTCTGCCGCTGATCGCGGCCGTGGGCGGGGTGATTGTTCCCGCCCTTATCTACATGGTCTGGGTTGGCAATGAGAAGACCTTGCTCAACGGCTGGGCCATTCCCACCGCCACCGATATCGCCTTTGCCGTCGGTGTGCTGGCGCTGCTGGGGCGCAATATCCCGGGGTCGCTGCGCATCTTCCTGCTGGCGCTGGCCATCATCGACGACATCGTGGCCGTGCTCATCATTGCCTTCTTCTACTCGGGTGGCCTGCAAGCCATGGGCTTTGTGATTGCCGGTGCCGGCGTGTTGCTGGTGCTGCTGTTCAACCGCATGGGCATTGCGTCTGCGCCGCTGTATGTGCTGCCGGGTGCCGTGCTGTGGTTCGGTCTGCTCAAGACCGGTGCCCACCCCACGCTGGCCGGCGTGGTGCTGGGCCTGATGACGCCGGTGCTGATGCGCCCATCGGTCCGACCAGCCCAGGCCATGGCCAGCCAGGCGCTGCAAAGCGCACAGGCCCAGCTGGCACGGCCCGAGCCCGATGCCCAGCAAGTCCACCAGAACCTGCGCACCGTGCAGGCAGCCCAGCGCGACATGCTGCCCCCTGCCCTGCGCCTGCCCATGATGCTGCATCCCTGGGTCTCGTTTGGCGTGATGCCGATTTTTGCGCTGGCCAATGCCGGCGTGCAGTTCAGCGGCGCCGATCTGCAGGCGAGTGGACCCCAGAGCGCCATGTGGGCCGTGATGCTGGCTTTGGTTCTGGGCAAGCCGCTGGGCGTATTCGTCTGCACCTGGCTGGCCGTCAAGAGCGGGCTGTGCAGCCTGCCCGAAGGCCTGAACTGGCGCGGCGTGCTGCTGGTGGGTCTGCTGGCAGGCATAGGCTTCACCATGTCCATCTTTGTGGGTGGACTGGCCTTTGACGACGCCAGCCTGCTAGGCGCGGCCAAGCTGGGCATTCTGGCGGGTTCGGCAATGGCCGCAGTGCTGGGCCTGAGCTACGGCTTTGTGTTCCGCAAACGTTTGCAGAGCCATTGA
- a CDS encoding amino acid permease, which produces MSRNHPIAAGESLQQTGELERGLKDRHIQLIALGGAIGVGLFLGSAKAIHKAGPLLLVSYAIAGLAIFFIMRALGELLVHRPVAGSFATYAETYVSPWAGFVTGWTYWFTWVVTGMAELTAIGIYTHYWFPAIPQWVPALATLALLLGVNLIAVKVFGELEFWFALIKVVTIVATLVLGVAIITTGWGPLGQTASFSNLWSHGGFAPMGMVGVVFTLQIACFAYTGVELIGVTAGEAESPEKVLPKATNSIVYRILIFYVGALVVIMSLVPWNELSPDMSPFVHVFDKLGIPAAAGIINFVVITAAASSCNSGIFSTGRMLYTLAQFKQAPARLGKVNSRHVPAAGIVISAAFMLVGVVLNYLVPEEAFIYVTSIATIGAVWTWGIIVFAHLRYRRAVRLGRAAAVAYRMPGAPFTNWFVLAFLAAVLVCLSLDASTRVALYIAPVWFALLTIGYRLYAVKPAPHQSLTQAQQVA; this is translated from the coding sequence ATGAGCCGAAATCATCCAATCGCAGCCGGGGAGTCGCTGCAGCAGACAGGGGAGCTGGAGCGCGGCCTCAAGGACCGGCATATCCAGCTGATCGCCCTGGGTGGCGCCATTGGCGTGGGCCTGTTCCTGGGCTCGGCCAAGGCCATTCACAAAGCCGGGCCGCTGCTGCTGGTCAGCTACGCCATTGCCGGGCTGGCCATCTTCTTCATCATGCGGGCGCTGGGCGAGCTGCTGGTGCACCGCCCGGTGGCTGGCTCTTTTGCCACCTATGCCGAAACCTACGTCAGCCCCTGGGCTGGATTCGTCACCGGCTGGACCTACTGGTTCACCTGGGTGGTGACGGGCATGGCCGAGCTCACGGCCATAGGCATCTACACCCACTACTGGTTTCCGGCCATTCCGCAATGGGTTCCGGCGCTCGCCACCCTGGCCCTGCTGCTGGGCGTGAATCTGATTGCGGTCAAGGTCTTTGGCGAGCTGGAATTCTGGTTCGCGCTGATCAAGGTCGTGACCATTGTGGCCACGCTGGTGCTGGGCGTGGCCATCATCACCACGGGCTGGGGCCCGCTGGGCCAGACCGCCAGCTTCTCCAATCTCTGGTCGCACGGCGGCTTTGCGCCCATGGGCATGGTCGGCGTGGTCTTCACCTTGCAGATAGCCTGCTTTGCCTATACCGGCGTGGAGCTGATAGGTGTGACTGCCGGTGAGGCCGAGTCGCCCGAGAAGGTGCTGCCCAAAGCCACCAACAGCATCGTCTACCGCATCCTGATCTTCTACGTCGGCGCCCTGGTGGTCATCATGTCGCTGGTACCCTGGAACGAGCTGAGTCCCGACATGAGCCCCTTCGTCCATGTCTTCGACAAGCTGGGCATTCCTGCCGCTGCCGGCATCATCAACTTCGTGGTCATCACCGCCGCAGCCTCTTCGTGCAACAGCGGCATCTTCAGCACGGGCCGCATGCTCTACACGCTGGCGCAATTCAAGCAGGCGCCCGCCCGCCTGGGCAAGGTCAATTCACGCCATGTGCCGGCCGCCGGCATTGTGATCTCTGCGGCCTTCATGCTGGTCGGCGTGGTGCTCAACTATCTGGTGCCCGAGGAGGCCTTCATCTATGTGACCAGCATTGCCACCATAGGCGCCGTGTGGACCTGGGGCATCATCGTCTTTGCCCATCTGCGCTACCGCCGCGCCGTGAGACTGGGACGCGCCGCAGCCGTGGCCTACCGCATGCCGGGGGCACCGTTCACCAACTGGTTTGTGCTGGCCTTTCTGGCCGCGGTGCTGGTCTGCCTGTCGCTGGACGCCAGCACCCGCGTGGCGCTCTATATCGCTCCCGTATGGTTTGCGCTGCTGACGATTGGCTACCGGCTCTACGCGGTCAAGCCCGCACCGCATCAAAGCCTGACCCAAGCGCAGCAAGTCGCCTGA
- the queF gene encoding NADPH-dependent 7-cyano-7-deazaguanine reductase QueF (Catalyzes the NADPH-dependent reduction of 7-cyano-7-deazaguanine (preQ0) to 7-aminomethyl-7-deazaguanine (preQ1) in queuosine biosynthesis) has translation MNTPEQSQLGKSSAYVDQYDPSLLFPIPRLVKREEIGAGSKPPFFGADLWTAFELSWLNLRGKPQVALVHFTIPCETPNLIESKSFKLYLNSFNNSRFADASEVLARLRTDLSEAAWRGSESKGSVGVQLLDFEKFDAQQVHELDGLLLDRLDVECTQYTPAPELLRANHDEAPVTETLVSNLLKSNCLVTGQPDWGSVQIQYSGPQIDQEGLLQYLVSFRNHNEFHEQCVERIFMDVWARCKPIKLSVYARYTRRGGLDINPFRTSHPGALPANVRTARQ, from the coding sequence ATGAACACCCCTGAACAATCGCAGCTGGGCAAAAGCTCGGCCTATGTGGACCAGTACGACCCATCCCTGCTCTTTCCCATTCCTCGCCTGGTCAAGCGCGAGGAAATCGGTGCAGGCAGCAAGCCGCCATTTTTTGGCGCCGACCTCTGGACCGCATTCGAGCTGTCCTGGCTCAATCTGCGCGGCAAGCCCCAGGTGGCGCTGGTGCACTTCACCATTCCCTGCGAGACACCCAACCTCATCGAAAGCAAATCCTTCAAGCTGTATCTGAACAGCTTCAACAACAGCCGCTTTGCCGATGCCAGTGAGGTTCTGGCCCGTCTGCGCACCGATCTGTCCGAAGCCGCATGGCGCGGCAGCGAAAGCAAGGGCAGCGTCGGCGTGCAGTTGCTGGACTTCGAAAAGTTCGACGCCCAGCAGGTGCATGAGCTGGACGGCCTGCTGCTGGATCGACTCGATGTGGAATGCACGCAGTACACGCCTGCCCCGGAGCTGCTGCGGGCCAATCACGACGAAGCACCCGTGACCGAAACCCTGGTCAGCAACCTGCTCAAGAGCAACTGTCTGGTCACCGGCCAGCCCGACTGGGGCAGCGTGCAGATCCAGTACAGCGGCCCTCAGATCGACCAGGAAGGCCTGCTGCAGTACCTGGTGAGCTTTCGCAACCACAACGAATTCCATGAGCAATGCGTGGAGCGCATCTTCATGGATGTCTGGGCACGCTGCAAACCCATCAAGCTGTCCGTCTACGCCCGCTACACCCGCCGCGGCGGCCTGGACATCAACCCCTTCCGCACCAGCCACCCCGGCGCCCTGCCAGCCAATGTGCGCACCGCACGCCAATAA
- a CDS encoding DMT family transporter has protein sequence MSGMGMEYLWVFVVLFAAAAQTVRNTAQRSLTAQIGTLPATLVRFLYGLPFAAVYLLALYALGDGSQALPQFSLAYVGWIALGAFFQVAATAALLMAMKERNFAVAVTLSKTEVLQVALFAAMFLHELPTRLALLAMVLATVGVLMLSLPPRGQVFSLSAWTSKSSVYGLICGACFALATIGFRGGAVEIAKLGVNSPWLSGAWGVLIAQAMQSVGLGAWIARTHEQGLHPLIQSWRISLLAGSMGAAASLAWFTAYAMQGAAPVRTLGMVEVVFSYIVSRRVFSEKLSLTEKLGMALMMLGLVLICLQL, from the coding sequence ATGTCTGGTATGGGAATGGAATATTTATGGGTGTTCGTGGTGCTGTTTGCGGCGGCGGCGCAAACGGTGCGCAACACGGCGCAGCGCTCGCTGACGGCGCAGATCGGCACGCTGCCGGCCACGCTGGTGCGCTTTCTCTACGGCTTGCCATTCGCCGCCGTCTATCTGCTGGCGCTCTATGCCCTGGGCGATGGCAGCCAGGCGCTGCCGCAGTTCTCCTTGGCCTATGTGGGCTGGATTGCGCTGGGTGCCTTCTTTCAGGTAGCGGCCACGGCAGCCTTGCTGATGGCCATGAAGGAGCGCAACTTTGCCGTGGCGGTCACGCTCTCCAAGACCGAGGTATTGCAAGTGGCCTTGTTTGCGGCCATGTTCCTGCACGAGCTGCCGACCCGGCTGGCGCTGCTGGCCATGGTGCTGGCCACGGTGGGTGTGCTGATGCTGTCGCTGCCGCCGCGCGGTCAGGTCTTCAGCCTGTCGGCCTGGACCAGCAAGTCCTCGGTGTATGGCCTGATCTGCGGCGCCTGCTTTGCGCTGGCCACCATAGGCTTTCGCGGTGGCGCGGTGGAAATTGCCAAGCTGGGCGTGAACTCGCCCTGGCTGTCCGGCGCCTGGGGGGTGTTGATTGCACAGGCCATGCAGTCGGTGGGTCTGGGCGCCTGGATTGCCAGGACCCATGAGCAGGGCCTGCACCCATTGATCCAGTCCTGGCGCATTTCCCTGCTGGCCGGCAGCATGGGCGCTGCCGCATCGCTGGCCTGGTTCACGGCCTATGCCATGCAGGGCGCGGCGCCGGTGCGCACGCTGGGCATGGTCGAAGTGGTGTTCAGCTACATCGTCTCGCGCCGCGTGTTCAGCGAAAAGCTGTCTCTCACCGAGAAGCTGGGCATGGCGCTGATGATGCTGGGGCTGGTGCTGATCTGTCTGCAGCTCTGA
- a CDS encoding methyl-accepting chemotaxis protein: MRLNLPVTQKNYDFPGDELLVSSTNTKGEITHCNPAFVRVSGYVYEELIGQPHNLIRHPDMPAAAFKDMWRTIAHGYPWTALVKNRRKNGDHYWVRANVTPIMEGGKPSGYLSVRTKPSAKEVAEAEALYARMRAEEQKGQASFRLRAGEVRRLGLMGLWESRKDVGLVARMAWLLALVALIAMLPDMLGWQGSMAWGWRAATLVLGGSFVLWRFYRRCVAGLEEASRFAADVASCNLSTECSHDYNGDMGALMLRLQQIQINLRAVVGDVRTEVRGFADTAHDIAQSSFELAGRTEAQAASLQQTAASMEEISGTVSQTADTAQFMAGASDESRGVASRSGTAISEVGVAMEHIRGSSTRMSEIIGVIESIAFQTNLLALNAAVEAARAGEQGRGFAVVAGEVRALAQRSAEAAKEISSLINRTVDGINDGNSRMRAAGKTIDGMVESVDKVSALVHQISIATREQSIGISQVNEAVAQLDSVTQQNAALVEQSTSAADSLRLSAKTLERSVDVFHL, translated from the coding sequence ATGCGCCTGAATCTGCCAGTAACCCAAAAAAACTACGACTTCCCGGGCGACGAACTGCTGGTCTCCAGCACCAACACCAAAGGCGAGATCACCCATTGCAACCCCGCCTTCGTGCGCGTCAGCGGATATGTGTATGAGGAGCTGATCGGTCAGCCCCACAACCTGATCCGCCACCCTGACATGCCGGCCGCTGCCTTCAAGGACATGTGGCGCACCATTGCCCATGGTTACCCCTGGACGGCGCTGGTCAAGAACCGTCGCAAGAATGGCGATCATTACTGGGTGCGTGCCAATGTCACGCCCATCATGGAGGGTGGCAAGCCCAGCGGCTATCTGTCGGTGCGCACCAAGCCGTCGGCCAAGGAAGTGGCCGAGGCCGAAGCTCTTTACGCGCGCATGCGCGCCGAAGAGCAGAAAGGCCAGGCGAGCTTTCGCCTGCGTGCCGGCGAAGTGCGGCGCCTGGGCCTGATGGGACTGTGGGAGAGCCGCAAGGACGTGGGTCTGGTCGCGCGCATGGCCTGGTTGCTGGCCCTGGTGGCGCTGATTGCCATGCTGCCCGATATGCTGGGCTGGCAGGGGTCCATGGCCTGGGGCTGGCGTGCCGCCACTTTGGTGCTGGGCGGCAGCTTTGTGCTGTGGCGCTTCTACCGCCGCTGCGTGGCCGGGCTGGAGGAAGCCAGCCGTTTTGCGGCCGATGTGGCCAGCTGCAACCTCAGTACCGAATGCAGCCATGATTACAACGGCGATATGGGGGCGCTGATGCTGCGGCTGCAGCAGATCCAGATCAATCTGCGGGCCGTGGTCGGCGATGTGCGTACCGAGGTGCGTGGCTTTGCCGATACCGCGCACGATATTGCCCAGAGCAGCTTCGAGCTGGCGGGGCGCACGGAGGCTCAGGCGGCCAGCCTGCAGCAGACGGCCGCGTCCATGGAGGAAATCTCGGGCACGGTGTCCCAGACGGCCGATACGGCCCAGTTCATGGCGGGCGCCAGTGACGAGAGCCGAGGCGTGGCCAGCCGCAGCGGCACGGCCATCAGCGAAGTGGGCGTGGCCATGGAGCATATTCGTGGTTCCTCGACCCGCATGAGCGAGATCATCGGCGTGATCGAAAGCATTGCCTTCCAGACCAATCTGCTGGCGCTCAATGCAGCGGTGGAAGCGGCCCGCGCGGGCGAGCAGGGGCGTGGTTTTGCCGTGGTGGCCGGTGAGGTGCGGGCCCTGGCCCAGCGCAGTGCCGAGGCCGCCAAGGAAATCAGCAGCCTGATCAACCGCACGGTCGACGGCATCAACGACGGCAACTCGCGCATGCGTGCAGCGGGCAAGACCATTGATGGCATGGTCGAGTCCGTGGACAAGGTCAGTGCCTTGGTGCATCAGATCAGCATCGCCACGCGCGAGCAGTCGATCGGCATCTCTCAGGTCAACGAAGCCGTGGCTCAGCTGGACTCCGTCACGCAGCAGAATGCGGCGCTGGTCGAGCAGTCCACCAGCGCGGCGGATTCGCTGCGCCTGAGTGCCAAGACGCTGGAGAGATCGGTCGACGTGTTCCATCTTTGA
- a CDS encoding D-amino acid dehydrogenase, whose amino-acid sequence MKTIAVIGGGITGVTTAYALARRGFSVTLFEKQRYAAMETSFANGGQLSASNAEVWTHWSTILKGLKWMLKSDAPLLLNPKPSWHKISWFCQFLAAIPHYEKNTVETARLAIAAREHLFTWAEREGIDFDLKKQGILHIYRDQAGFEHAGRVSQLLAKGGLERRAVTPDEMHAIEPTLSGKFYGGYFTESDSTGDIHKFTSGLAAACERLGVQCRYDQEIVAVDSNGKQASVTVRQGAETATSTFDAMVVCAGTASRALASQLGDSVNIYPVKGYSITVNLPDAASRAAAPVVSLLDDETKLVTSRLGDDRFRVAGTAEFNGYNKDIRADRIRPLIEWVQQCFPGVSTRSVVPWAGLRPMMPDMLPRVGRGNKPCVFYNTGHGHLGWTLSAITADMVGDVVLQSMGSTSRQPRPATLTTARA is encoded by the coding sequence ATGAAGACAATCGCCGTCATCGGTGGTGGCATCACGGGCGTGACCACCGCCTATGCCCTCGCACGCCGCGGATTTTCCGTCACCCTGTTCGAGAAGCAGCGCTATGCCGCCATGGAGACCTCGTTCGCCAATGGCGGACAACTCTCGGCATCGAACGCCGAGGTCTGGACCCACTGGTCCACCATCCTCAAGGGCCTGAAGTGGATGCTCAAGAGCGATGCTCCGCTGCTGCTCAACCCCAAGCCCAGCTGGCACAAGATTTCCTGGTTCTGCCAGTTTCTGGCAGCCATTCCTCACTACGAGAAAAACACGGTCGAAACCGCGCGCCTAGCCATTGCGGCGCGCGAACATCTGTTCACCTGGGCCGAACGCGAAGGCATTGATTTCGACCTCAAAAAGCAGGGCATCTTGCATATCTATCGCGACCAGGCGGGCTTTGAACATGCGGGCAGGGTTTCGCAGTTGCTGGCCAAAGGCGGACTGGAGCGCCGTGCCGTCACTCCCGATGAAATGCATGCCATCGAGCCCACGCTGTCGGGCAAGTTCTATGGCGGCTACTTCACCGAAAGCGATTCCACCGGCGACATCCACAAGTTCACCAGCGGCCTGGCTGCTGCCTGCGAACGACTGGGCGTGCAATGCCGCTACGACCAGGAGATCGTGGCGGTGGACAGCAACGGCAAGCAGGCCAGCGTGACCGTGCGCCAAGGCGCGGAAACCGCGACCTCGACCTTCGACGCCATGGTGGTCTGCGCCGGCACGGCCAGCCGCGCGCTGGCCAGCCAGCTCGGCGACAGTGTCAACATCTATCCGGTCAAAGGCTACTCCATCACCGTCAATCTGCCCGATGCAGCCAGCCGCGCCGCAGCTCCCGTGGTCAGCCTGCTCGATGACGAAACCAAGCTGGTCACCAGCCGTCTCGGTGACGATCGCTTCCGCGTGGCCGGCACGGCCGAGTTCAACGGCTACAACAAGGACATCCGCGCCGACCGCATTCGCCCGCTCATCGAATGGGTGCAGCAATGCTTTCCGGGCGTCAGCACACGCAGCGTCGTGCCCTGGGCCGGTCTGCGCCCCATGATGCCGGACATGCTGCCGCGCGTGGGACGCGGCAACAAGCCCTGCGTGTTCTACAACACCGGCCACGGCCATCTGGGCTGGACCTTGTCGGCCATCACTGCCGACATGGTGGGCGATGTCGTGCTGCAGTCCATGGGCAGCACCAGCAGACAGCCCCGACCGGCCACGCTGACCACCGCTCGCGCCTGA
- the dinB gene encoding DNA polymerase IV — MDAFYASVELLRYPQLKGLPVVIGGGRRSFDDALLARHAHLPLSEIPVQDFPLLRDYTGRGVITTATYPARQFGVGSAMGMMKAAKLCPQAILLPVDFAEYRRFSRAFKEIIVSIAPLMENRGVDEVYIDFTDVPGGQREGGRVLARLIQKSIFEATGLTCSVGVAPNKLLAKMASEFNKPNGISIVQPEDLQSQIWPLACRKVNGIGPKADAKLKSLGIETIGQLAQQSLPQLLHWFGKSYGHWLHEAAWGRDERPVVTESEPVSMSRETTFERDLHAVRDKAELGGIFTDLCERLAEDLQRKGYMGRTVGIKLRYDDFKIATRDQTLSLPILDAAAIRQAAGQCLKRVPLERRIRLLGVKVASLIRTADWLASEHDPVAREALLRPAGLTSVKNSDPYTASLF; from the coding sequence ATGGATGCGTTCTATGCCTCGGTGGAGCTGCTGCGCTATCCGCAGCTCAAGGGCTTGCCCGTGGTGATTGGTGGCGGGCGGCGCAGCTTTGACGATGCGCTGCTGGCACGGCATGCGCATCTGCCGCTGTCGGAAATCCCCGTTCAGGATTTTCCGCTGCTGCGCGATTACACGGGGCGCGGTGTCATCACCACGGCCACCTATCCGGCGCGGCAGTTTGGCGTGGGTTCGGCCATGGGCATGATGAAGGCCGCCAAGCTGTGCCCGCAGGCCATTTTGCTGCCCGTGGATTTTGCCGAGTACCGGCGCTTTTCACGCGCATTCAAGGAAATCATTGTCTCGATCGCGCCGCTCATGGAGAACCGCGGTGTGGATGAGGTCTATATCGACTTCACCGATGTGCCGGGCGGCCAGCGCGAAGGCGGGCGTGTGCTGGCGCGGCTGATCCAGAAATCCATTTTCGAGGCCACAGGCCTGACCTGTTCGGTGGGCGTGGCCCCCAACAAGCTGCTGGCCAAGATGGCCAGCGAGTTCAACAAGCCCAATGGCATCTCCATCGTCCAGCCCGAGGATCTGCAAAGCCAGATCTGGCCGCTGGCCTGCCGCAAGGTCAATGGCATAGGCCCCAAGGCCGATGCCAAGCTCAAAAGTCTGGGCATAGAAACCATAGGCCAGCTGGCGCAGCAAAGCCTGCCGCAGCTGCTGCACTGGTTTGGCAAGAGCTATGGCCACTGGTTGCATGAAGCGGCCTGGGGGCGCGACGAGCGCCCCGTGGTGACGGAGAGCGAGCCGGTTTCCATGAGCCGGGAGACCACGTTCGAGCGCGATCTGCATGCGGTGCGCGACAAGGCGGAACTGGGGGGCATCTTCACCGATCTGTGCGAGCGCCTGGCCGAAGACCTGCAGCGCAAGGGCTATATGGGGCGCACGGTGGGCATCAAGCTGCGCTACGACGATTTCAAGATTGCCACGCGGGATCAGACTTTGTCGCTGCCCATACTCGATGCTGCAGCCATCCGGCAGGCGGCGGGCCAATGCCTCAAGCGCGTGCCGCTGGAGCGGCGCATCCGGCTGCTGGGAGTCAAGGTCGCCAGCCTGATACGGACGGCCGACTGGCTGGCCTCGGAGCATGATCCGGTAGCACGCGAAGCCTTGCTCAGACCCGCAGGTTTGACTTCCGTCAAGAACTCGGATCCCTATACCGCCTCTCTGTTCTGA